The Xanthomonas indica genome has a segment encoding these proteins:
- a CDS encoding methyl-accepting chemotaxis protein codes for MSNSLSLSSKLWTGSAIAVALPLAAAACGFALGLPAGQTLALSIGATVIAAAVLAYTVHAITRSLRIATTTLARFATGNFEVVMPTIRNDQACEVLLALRQVQTGVRQINDEIVRMSAQHDAGDIDVVIDSQRFDGEFKVIAEGINRMVGDHIATKKKALACVAEFGRGNFEAPLETFPGKKVFINEIIEQVRRNLLGLITQMKHMSAQHDAGDIDVAIESHRFEGDFRSMADGINRMVGDHIATKKKAMACIAEFGRGNFDAPLEAFPGKKAFINDTVEQVRSNLRALIRDTSLLADAAAAGRLDVRADGSQHHGDFRRIVDGINLTLDTVIGPINDVGAVLKAIEDGDLTRMADVQCQGKLKELCDSINATVARLAQVVGEVNINAEALASASEQVSATAQSLSQAASEQAAGVEETSASLEQMTASIAQNTENAKVTDSMAAKAAREANEGGDAVRSTVAAMKQIAQKIGIIDDIAYQTNLLALNAAIEAARAGEHGKGFAVVAAEVRKLAERSQVAAQEIGQVAESSVELAENAGKLLDQMVPSIRRTSDLVQEITAASEEQTSGVGQINAAVGQLNQTTQQAAANSEELAATAEEMSGQAEQLQQLMSFFRTNQVVAPRRPTAVSSVPSRKAAPARKRGFGEVGLALVSAPDEAHFDTF; via the coding sequence ATGTCCAACTCCCTTTCGCTGTCCTCCAAGCTGTGGACCGGTTCGGCCATCGCCGTCGCGCTGCCATTGGCCGCCGCCGCGTGCGGGTTCGCGCTCGGCCTGCCCGCCGGGCAGACCCTGGCGCTGAGCATCGGCGCCACGGTGATCGCCGCCGCGGTGCTGGCCTATACCGTCCACGCCATCACCCGCTCGCTGCGGATCGCCACCACCACCCTGGCACGCTTCGCCACCGGCAATTTCGAGGTGGTGATGCCGACCATACGCAACGATCAGGCCTGCGAAGTACTGCTGGCGCTGCGCCAGGTGCAGACCGGGGTGCGTCAGATCAACGACGAGATCGTGCGCATGTCCGCGCAGCACGACGCCGGCGACATCGACGTGGTGATCGACAGCCAGCGCTTCGACGGCGAGTTCAAGGTCATCGCCGAAGGCATCAACCGCATGGTCGGCGACCACATCGCCACCAAGAAGAAGGCGCTGGCCTGCGTGGCCGAATTCGGCCGCGGCAATTTCGAGGCACCGCTGGAGACGTTCCCGGGCAAGAAGGTCTTCATCAACGAGATCATCGAGCAGGTGCGTCGCAATCTGCTGGGGCTGATCACGCAGATGAAGCACATGTCGGCCCAGCACGATGCTGGCGACATCGACGTGGCGATCGAGAGCCACCGCTTCGAAGGCGACTTCCGCAGCATGGCCGACGGCATCAACCGCATGGTCGGCGACCACATCGCCACCAAGAAGAAGGCGATGGCCTGCATCGCCGAGTTCGGCCGCGGCAACTTCGACGCGCCGCTGGAAGCCTTTCCGGGCAAGAAGGCGTTCATCAACGACACGGTCGAACAGGTGCGCTCCAACCTGCGCGCGCTGATCCGCGACACCAGCCTGCTGGCCGACGCGGCCGCGGCCGGGCGCCTGGACGTGCGTGCCGACGGCAGCCAGCACCATGGCGACTTCCGCCGCATCGTCGATGGCATCAACCTGACCCTGGATACGGTGATCGGGCCGATCAACGATGTCGGCGCCGTGCTCAAGGCGATCGAGGACGGCGACCTGACCCGGATGGCGGACGTGCAGTGCCAGGGCAAGCTGAAGGAACTGTGCGACAGCATCAACGCCACCGTCGCGCGGCTGGCGCAGGTGGTCGGCGAGGTCAACATCAACGCCGAGGCGCTGGCCAGCGCCTCCGAGCAGGTGAGCGCCACCGCGCAGTCCTTGAGCCAGGCGGCCAGCGAGCAGGCCGCCGGCGTGGAGGAGACCAGCGCGTCGCTGGAGCAGATGACCGCGTCCATCGCGCAGAACACCGAGAACGCCAAGGTCACCGACAGCATGGCCGCCAAGGCCGCGCGCGAAGCCAACGAAGGTGGCGATGCGGTGCGCTCGACGGTGGCGGCGATGAAGCAGATCGCGCAGAAGATCGGCATCATCGACGACATCGCCTACCAGACCAACCTGCTGGCGCTGAACGCGGCGATCGAGGCCGCACGCGCCGGCGAGCACGGCAAGGGCTTCGCGGTGGTCGCCGCGGAAGTACGCAAGCTGGCCGAACGCAGCCAGGTGGCCGCGCAGGAGATCGGCCAGGTGGCCGAATCCAGCGTGGAACTGGCCGAGAACGCCGGCAAGCTGCTGGACCAGATGGTGCCGTCGATCCGCCGCACCTCCGACCTGGTGCAGGAGATCACCGCCGCCTCCGAGGAACAGACCTCCGGCGTCGGCCAGATCAACGCCGCGGTCGGCCAGCTCAACCAGACCACCCAGCAGGCCGCGGCCAACTCCGAGGAACTGGCCGCCACCGCCGAGGAAATGAGCGGCCAGGCCGAGCAGTTGCAGCAACTGATGAGTTTCTTCCGTACCAACCAGGTCGTGGCGCCGCGGCGTCCGACCGCCGTCTCCAGCGTCCCGTCCCGCAAGGCGGCGCCTGCGCGCAAACGTGGCTTCGGGGAGGTCGGCCTGGCACTGGTGTCGGCGCCGGACGAAGCCCACTTCGATACGTTCTGA
- a CDS encoding methyl-accepting chemotaxis protein — protein MKIGTRIGIGFGLVLLLLLGTGIFATMQMARINGSSTELATNWLPSVRNVEEMSANFNKLRLLELQRVVATSPAEMQDYDTRMIKTLEAFENNKKAYIPLISSPEEQALYADFAKKFDRYSELHRELLALTAQAKTQEATAVLNGEQRQIFRSTAEAIDKLVDLNVKGGQDASDSGDELYASARSLIIATIVVAVLLGAVVAFFIVRILTRLLGGEPAYVAEIANKVAQGDLNLEVAVRANDTGSALYAMRTMVERLKLVIDGQRRVVAAANRGDFSERITLDGLAGFQREMGQGLNELATTTGGSIQDVVRVMGGLAEGDLTQSIDKHYDGAYAEMKNYINDTIARLSQVVSEVNGNAESLASASEEVSATAQSLSQAASEQAAGVEETSASLEQMTASISQNTENAKITDGMASKASSQALDGGESVRATVQAMKQIAQKIGIIDDIAYQTNLLALNAAIEAARAGEHGKGFAVVAAEVRKLAERSQIAAQEIGDVASSSVELAENAGKLLDEMVPSIKRTSDLVQEITAASEEQTSGVGQINAAVGQLNQTTQQAASNSEELAATAEEMSAQAEQLQQLMSFFKVQGTPPARTAARRPGTVRGRSGHAGAKPIARVANGQLVLADSLDEAHFETF, from the coding sequence ATGAAAATCGGCACGCGTATCGGCATCGGCTTCGGCCTGGTGTTGCTGCTGTTGCTGGGGACCGGCATTTTCGCCACGATGCAGATGGCCCGCATCAACGGCTCCTCCACCGAGTTGGCCACCAACTGGCTGCCCAGCGTACGCAACGTCGAGGAGATGAGCGCGAATTTCAACAAGCTGCGTCTGCTCGAGCTGCAACGGGTCGTCGCCACCAGTCCGGCCGAGATGCAGGACTACGACACGCGCATGATCAAGACGCTCGAGGCCTTCGAGAACAACAAAAAGGCCTACATCCCGCTGATCTCTTCGCCCGAGGAGCAGGCGCTGTACGCGGATTTCGCCAAAAAATTCGACCGCTACAGCGAACTGCACAGGGAGCTGCTGGCGCTCACCGCGCAGGCAAAGACCCAGGAGGCGACGGCCGTGCTGAACGGTGAGCAGCGGCAGATCTTCCGTAGCACCGCCGAGGCGATCGACAAGCTGGTGGACCTGAACGTCAAGGGCGGCCAGGACGCCAGCGACAGCGGCGACGAACTCTATGCGTCCGCGCGCTCGCTGATCATCGCCACCATCGTGGTGGCCGTGCTGCTGGGCGCGGTCGTGGCGTTCTTCATCGTGCGCATCCTCACCCGCCTGCTGGGCGGCGAGCCGGCCTACGTGGCCGAGATCGCCAACAAGGTGGCGCAGGGCGACCTCAACCTGGAGGTGGCGGTGCGCGCCAACGACACCGGCAGCGCGCTGTATGCGATGCGGACCATGGTCGAGCGGCTGAAGCTGGTGATCGACGGCCAGCGCCGCGTGGTCGCGGCGGCCAACCGCGGCGACTTCTCCGAGCGCATCACGCTGGACGGCCTGGCCGGGTTCCAGCGTGAGATGGGCCAGGGCCTGAACGAGCTGGCGACCACCACCGGCGGCAGCATCCAGGACGTGGTGCGGGTGATGGGCGGCCTGGCCGAGGGCGACCTGACCCAGAGCATCGACAAGCACTACGACGGCGCCTACGCCGAGATGAAGAACTACATCAACGACACCATTGCGCGCCTGTCGCAGGTGGTCAGCGAGGTCAACGGCAATGCCGAATCGCTGGCCAGCGCCTCGGAAGAGGTCAGCGCCACTGCGCAGTCGCTGAGCCAGGCGGCCAGCGAGCAGGCCGCCGGCGTGGAGGAGACCAGCGCTTCGCTGGAGCAGATGACCGCATCGATCTCGCAGAACACCGAGAACGCCAAGATCACCGACGGCATGGCCAGCAAGGCCTCCAGCCAGGCGCTGGACGGCGGCGAATCGGTGCGTGCGACCGTGCAGGCGATGAAGCAGATCGCGCAGAAGATCGGCATCATCGACGACATCGCCTACCAGACCAACCTGCTGGCGCTGAACGCGGCGATCGAGGCCGCGCGTGCCGGCGAGCACGGCAAGGGCTTCGCCGTGGTGGCCGCGGAAGTGCGCAAGCTGGCCGAACGCAGCCAGATCGCGGCGCAGGAAATCGGCGATGTCGCCAGTTCCAGCGTCGAACTGGCCGAGAACGCCGGCAAGCTGCTGGACGAAATGGTGCCGTCGATCAAGCGCACCTCTGACCTGGTGCAGGAGATCACCGCCGCCTCCGAGGAACAGACCTCCGGCGTCGGCCAGATCAATGCCGCGGTCGGCCAGCTCAACCAGACCACCCAGCAGGCCGCGTCCAACTCCGAGGAACTGGCCGCCACGGCCGAGGAGATGAGCGCGCAGGCCGAGCAGCTGCAGCAGCTGATGAGCTTCTTCAAGGTGCAGGGCACCCCGCCGGCCAGGACCGCGGCGCGGCGTCCCGGCACCGTGCGCGGCCGCAGCGGGCACGCCGGGGCCAAGCCGATCGCGCGCGTCGCCAACGGCCAGCTGGTCCTGGCCGACTCGCTCGACGAAGCCCACTTCGAAACCTTCTGA
- a CDS encoding MFS transporter has protein sequence MNATAIGHAAADAAPAAATPRLSRLEKFGYGLGDAGGTVVTCLIANFLTFFYTDVFGLTPALVGTLFTVLRVADAVSDPVMGLIADRTRSRWGRFRAWQLWVALPIGIACVLTFSAPQLSAGAKIAYAFASYFLLSLCYTAINVPYCALINSMTGDHRDVVSAQSWRFVLCGIAGFLVSVGLPWLVRELGNGDAARGYQLGVGVLATLAVAMFLCCFFAVRERVPVSLLGGAGIGAHLRGLLRNDQLRLVLLMSFLLINVYNIRGGAYLYFITYVLGGSSGYASLFFAMVALATVLGAIVVNALCRRFDPLALYLHTNLALAAFGVAQWWLPTGPAQQTLWLGVIFVHCLVLGFALPLHFSLMAFADDYGAWKNRVRSSGINFAFNLFCIKLAWASSAVVISALFVHAGYRAGAAQQSPASLQAITLLETLIPAGLHLLLAAVILRCRLRRPLLSSIAADLAARPVH, from the coding sequence TTGAACGCGACCGCCATCGGCCACGCCGCTGCAGACGCCGCACCGGCCGCCGCCACGCCACGCCTGTCGCGCCTGGAGAAGTTCGGCTATGGCCTCGGCGATGCCGGCGGCACGGTGGTCACCTGCCTGATCGCCAACTTCCTCACCTTCTTCTACACCGACGTCTTCGGCCTGACCCCGGCGCTGGTCGGCACCTTGTTCACCGTGCTGCGCGTGGCCGACGCGGTGTCCGATCCGGTGATGGGCCTGATCGCCGACCGCACCCGCAGCCGTTGGGGCCGCTTCCGCGCCTGGCAACTGTGGGTCGCGCTGCCGATCGGCATCGCCTGCGTGCTGACCTTCAGCGCGCCGCAGCTGAGCGCCGGCGCGAAGATCGCCTACGCCTTCGCCAGCTATTTCCTGCTGTCGCTGTGCTACACCGCGATCAACGTGCCCTACTGCGCGCTGATCAACAGCATGACCGGCGACCACCGCGACGTGGTCTCGGCGCAATCCTGGCGCTTCGTGCTGTGCGGCATTGCCGGCTTCCTGGTGTCGGTCGGGCTGCCATGGCTGGTGCGGGAACTGGGCAACGGCGACGCCGCGCGCGGCTACCAACTCGGCGTGGGCGTGCTGGCCACGCTGGCGGTGGCGATGTTCCTGTGCTGCTTCTTCGCCGTGCGCGAGCGCGTGCCGGTCAGCCTGCTCGGCGGCGCCGGCATTGGCGCGCACCTGCGCGGCCTGCTGCGCAACGACCAGTTGCGGCTGGTGCTGCTGATGTCGTTCTTGCTGATCAACGTGTACAACATCCGCGGCGGCGCCTATCTGTACTTCATCACCTACGTGCTCGGCGGCAGCAGCGGCTATGCCTCGCTGTTCTTCGCGATGGTGGCGCTGGCCACGGTGCTCGGCGCGATCGTGGTCAACGCGCTGTGCCGCCGCTTCGACCCGCTGGCGCTGTACCTGCACACCAACCTGGCGCTGGCCGCGTTCGGCGTGGCGCAATGGTGGCTACCGACCGGGCCGGCGCAGCAGACGCTGTGGCTGGGGGTGATCTTCGTGCACTGCCTGGTGCTGGGTTTCGCGCTGCCGCTGCATTTCTCGCTGATGGCCTTCGCCGACGACTACGGCGCCTGGAAGAACCGGGTGCGCTCCTCGGGCATCAACTTCGCCTTCAACCTGTTCTGCATCAAGCTGGCCTGGGCCTCGAGCGCGGTAGTGATCAGCGCGCTGTTCGTGCACGCCGGCTACCGCGCCGGCGCCGCGCAGCAGAGTCCCGCGTCGCTGCAGGCCATCACCCTGCTGGAAACCCTGATCCCCGCCGGCCTGCACCTGCTGCTGGCCGCGGTGATCCTGCGCTGCCGGTTGCGCCGGCCGCTGCTGTCCAGCATCGCCGCCGACCTCGCCGCACGCCCGGTGCACTGA
- a CDS encoding AraC family transcriptional regulator codes for MLEFAVAYPIRVQNGGLFISRGVGAHPARVIQSYELIFVERGVLSIREQDNDFHVGAGETLLLWPGRAHAGLGQFPDDLRFYWVHFELEPGVARADHAVPLSMPQRTAIRDPDRFVGLFRWFLAEQEERRRLPMLEPIVLSMLQCVAGAWPDPHASERAGVALAYRAKQLIGTQFHTALTASSLAAQLHCNPDYLGRIYRRSFGTTLTEAIHRQRIAFAEKLLLVNTCAVDDVAQRAGFSDSGYFRRVFRQRLGMTPSAYRRLYCKEHINSG; via the coding sequence ATGCTCGAATTCGCCGTCGCCTATCCGATCCGGGTCCAGAACGGAGGGCTTTTCATCTCCCGCGGGGTGGGTGCGCATCCGGCACGGGTCATCCAGTCCTACGAGTTGATCTTCGTCGAGCGCGGCGTCCTCTCGATTCGCGAACAGGACAACGACTTCCACGTGGGCGCCGGCGAAACGCTGCTGCTGTGGCCCGGCCGTGCGCATGCCGGGCTGGGCCAGTTCCCGGACGACCTGCGGTTCTATTGGGTGCATTTCGAACTGGAACCGGGCGTGGCGCGGGCGGACCACGCGGTGCCGCTGTCGATGCCGCAGCGCACCGCGATCCGCGACCCGGACCGCTTCGTCGGCCTGTTCCGCTGGTTCCTGGCCGAGCAGGAGGAACGGCGCAGGCTGCCGATGCTCGAGCCGATCGTGCTGTCGATGCTGCAATGCGTGGCCGGTGCCTGGCCGGATCCACACGCGTCCGAGCGCGCCGGGGTGGCGCTGGCGTACCGCGCCAAGCAACTGATCGGCACTCAGTTCCACACCGCGCTCACCGCCTCGTCGCTGGCCGCGCAGCTGCACTGCAATCCGGACTACCTGGGGCGCATCTACCGGCGCAGCTTCGGCACCACGCTGACCGAGGCGATCCACCGCCAGCGCATCGCCTTCGCCGAGAAGCTGCTGCTGGTCAACACCTGCGCGGTGGACGACGTTGCGCAGCGCGCCGGTTTCAGCGACAGCGGCTATTTCCGGCGCGTGTTCCGCCAGCGCCTGGGCATGACCCCCAGCGCCTACCGGCGCCTGTACTGCAAGGAGCACATCAACTCGGGCTGA
- a CDS encoding chemotaxis protein CheW, with translation MNAPASLSPSDAGDLATDQFLTFLLGKEMFGVGILGIKEIIEYRTPTDVPMMPPALRGVINLRGAVVPVVDLQQRFGRAPSEISKRTCIVIIEVASGEERQVLGLLVDAVSEVLEIATADIAPPPAFGTGIRRDFIHGMGKVGERFVILLAADAVLAPQEFASMAGLDAHVEEGIAA, from the coding sequence ATGAATGCTCCCGCTTCGCTCTCACCCTCCGACGCCGGCGACCTGGCGACGGACCAGTTCCTGACCTTCCTGCTCGGCAAGGAAATGTTCGGCGTCGGCATCCTCGGCATCAAGGAAATCATCGAGTACCGCACGCCGACCGACGTGCCGATGATGCCGCCCGCCCTGCGCGGGGTGATCAACCTGCGCGGCGCGGTGGTGCCGGTGGTGGATCTGCAGCAGCGCTTCGGCCGTGCGCCCAGCGAGATCAGCAAGCGCACCTGCATCGTCATCATCGAAGTCGCCAGCGGCGAGGAGCGCCAGGTGCTCGGCCTGCTGGTGGACGCGGTCAGCGAGGTGCTGGAGATCGCCACGGCGGACATCGCGCCGCCGCCGGCGTTCGGCACCGGCATTCGCCGCGATTTCATCCACGGCATGGGCAAGGTCGGCGAGCGGTTCGTGATCCTGCTCGCTGCCGACGCGGTGCTGGCGCCTCAGGAGTTCGCCAGCATGGCCGGCCTCGACGCCCACGTGGAAGAAGGCATCGCCGCCTGA
- a CDS encoding EAL domain-containing response regulator, whose translation MPTPPDTAALHHFGTVLVVDDSQVQREHALALCLRMGAVAVEGAADGHAALARVTEGSPLGLLIVDLEMPGMDGVQLLDALARCGARVPIVVASQRGAALIDSVLQVGRSNGLQVLAGLEKPLRAAQLAAAVRAHAPTAPAPRNDAEAPGEATMTAMLREALQRGEIEVAYQPKVDMRSGRVGGVEALARWRHPSAGPIAPDRFIAVAEREGLIHALTACVADQALARLAAWKQDGFQLTLALNLSPRMLQDPNLLDELLGLLRKHGLAPSDLVLEITESSLVCGSALGMLARLRLQGFGLSLDDYGTGFSSLQQLTRIPFTELKIDRIFVHDAHRSRNLRTVLESALGMAQRLGLHTVAEGIETVEDWTLLQELGCDFGQGYLLARPLGGGALHAWLLEHQRLLQEHGPTGAASAPTSASTH comes from the coding sequence ATGCCCACGCCCCCCGACACCGCCGCCCTGCACCACTTCGGCACGGTCCTGGTGGTCGACGACAGCCAGGTCCAGCGCGAACATGCGCTGGCGCTGTGCCTGCGGATGGGGGCGGTGGCGGTGGAAGGCGCGGCCGACGGCCATGCCGCGCTGGCGCGGGTGACCGAGGGTTCGCCGCTGGGGCTGCTGATCGTGGATCTGGAGATGCCCGGCATGGACGGTGTGCAATTGCTTGATGCGCTCGCCCGCTGCGGCGCGCGCGTGCCGATCGTGGTCGCCTCGCAGCGTGGCGCGGCCTTGATCGACTCGGTGCTGCAGGTCGGCCGCAGCAACGGCCTGCAGGTGCTGGCGGGACTGGAAAAGCCGCTGCGCGCCGCCCAGCTCGCCGCCGCGGTGCGCGCCCACGCACCGACCGCACCGGCGCCGCGGAACGACGCCGAGGCGCCGGGCGAGGCGACCATGACCGCGATGCTGCGCGAGGCGCTGCAGCGCGGCGAGATCGAGGTGGCCTACCAGCCCAAGGTGGACATGCGCAGCGGCCGGGTCGGCGGCGTGGAAGCGCTGGCGCGCTGGCGCCATCCCAGCGCCGGACCGATCGCGCCGGACCGCTTCATCGCCGTGGCCGAGCGCGAGGGCCTGATCCACGCACTCACCGCCTGCGTCGCCGACCAGGCGCTGGCGCGGCTGGCGGCGTGGAAGCAGGACGGGTTTCAGCTGACCCTGGCGCTGAACCTGTCGCCGCGGATGCTGCAGGATCCGAACCTGCTCGACGAACTGCTCGGGCTGCTGCGCAAGCATGGCCTGGCGCCATCCGACCTGGTGCTGGAGATCACCGAGAGTTCGCTGGTCTGCGGCAGCGCGCTGGGCATGCTGGCGCGGCTGCGGCTGCAGGGCTTCGGCCTGTCGCTGGACGACTACGGCACCGGCTTCTCCTCGCTGCAGCAACTCACGCGCATTCCCTTCACCGAGTTGAAGATCGACCGCATCTTCGTCCACGACGCGCACCGCAGCCGCAACCTGCGCACGGTTCTGGAATCGGCGCTGGGCATGGCCCAGCGGCTGGGACTGCACACCGTCGCCGAGGGCATCGAAACGGTGGAGGACTGGACCCTGCTGCAGGAGCTGGGCTGCGACTTCGGCCAGGGCTATCTGCTGGCGCGCCCGCTGGGCGGCGGCGCGCTGCACGCCTGGCTGCTGGAGCACCAGCGCCTGCTGCAGGAACACGGCCCCACCGGCGCCGCCAGCGCCCCCACTTCCGCCTCCACTCACTGA
- a CDS encoding protein-glutamate O-methyltransferase CheR, protein MTSHDTITEQEFGRFQRFIFDAAGITISPAKKAMLCGRLGKRLKAHSLQTYTQYLKLLESREGSGEVQTAIDLLTTNETYFFREPKHFDLLRSVAAAHTGSAPFRCWSAASSSGEEAYSMAMVLDDTLQGRPYEVVGTDISTRVLEKARTGHYPLMRIEHMPPAMLKRYCLKGRGEYEGSLLIDRKIRDHVRFLHANLNAPLPNLGQFDVVFLRNVMIYFNAQTKREVVTRVLGALKRGGIFCIGHSESLNDVNSDVVQIAPSVYRKP, encoded by the coding sequence ATGACCAGCCACGACACCATCACCGAGCAGGAATTCGGCCGGTTTCAGCGTTTCATCTTCGACGCGGCCGGCATCACCATCTCGCCGGCCAAGAAGGCCATGCTGTGCGGACGCCTGGGCAAGCGCCTGAAGGCGCATTCGCTGCAGACCTACACCCAGTACCTCAAGCTGCTGGAAAGTCGCGAGGGCAGCGGCGAGGTGCAGACCGCCATCGACCTGCTGACCACCAACGAAACCTACTTCTTCCGCGAGCCCAAGCACTTCGATCTGCTACGCAGCGTCGCCGCCGCGCATACCGGCAGTGCGCCGTTCCGCTGCTGGAGCGCAGCCAGTTCCAGCGGCGAGGAAGCCTACAGCATGGCCATGGTGCTGGACGACACCCTGCAGGGCCGTCCCTACGAGGTGGTCGGCACCGACATCAGCACCCGCGTGCTGGAAAAGGCGCGGACCGGCCACTACCCGCTGATGCGCATCGAGCACATGCCGCCGGCCATGCTCAAGCGCTACTGCCTCAAGGGCCGTGGCGAGTACGAGGGTAGCCTGCTGATCGACCGCAAGATCCGCGACCACGTGCGCTTCCTGCACGCCAACCTCAACGCGCCGCTGCCCAACCTGGGCCAGTTCGACGTGGTGTTCCTGCGCAACGTGATGATCTACTTCAACGCCCAGACCAAGCGCGAAGTGGTGACGCGGGTGCTCGGCGCGCTCAAGCGCGGCGGCATCTTCTGCATCGGCCACTCCGAGAGTCTCAACGACGTCAACAGCGACGTGGTGCAGATCGCGCCGTCGGTGTACCGCAAACCATGA
- a CDS encoding chemotaxis response regulator protein-glutamate methylesterase, with protein MTTIKAMVIDDSAVVRQVLVAVLNDAPGIEVIAAAADPLLAMDKMRQQWPDVIVLDVEMPKMDGITFLRKIMSERPTPVVICSTLTEKGARVTMDALAAGAVAVVTKPKLGLKQFLTDSAEEMIATVKSAARANVKRLSARPAVAPAEPEIKHTADVILPAQGNRPLSQTTERVVAIGTSTGGTQALEEVLTALPRVSPGIVIVQHMPEKFTAAFAARLDTLCQISVKEAANNDRVVPGRALIAPGGKHMLLRRSGAQYFVEVLDGPPVNRHRPSVDVLFRSAARAAGGNALGIIMTGMGDDGAVGLLEMRQAGARTVAQDEQSSVVFGMPKEAIKRGGAEKILPLNAMAREIGQQLS; from the coding sequence ATGACCACGATCAAGGCCATGGTGATCGACGATTCGGCGGTTGTGCGCCAGGTGCTGGTCGCCGTGCTCAACGACGCGCCCGGCATCGAGGTGATCGCCGCCGCGGCCGATCCGCTGCTGGCGATGGACAAGATGCGCCAGCAATGGCCGGACGTGATCGTGCTGGACGTGGAGATGCCGAAGATGGATGGCATCACCTTCCTGCGCAAGATCATGAGCGAGCGCCCCACCCCGGTGGTGATCTGCTCCACGCTCACCGAGAAGGGCGCGCGGGTGACCATGGATGCGCTGGCCGCCGGCGCGGTGGCAGTGGTGACCAAGCCCAAGCTGGGGCTCAAGCAGTTCCTCACCGACTCGGCCGAGGAAATGATCGCCACGGTGAAGAGCGCCGCACGCGCCAACGTCAAGCGCCTGTCGGCGCGTCCGGCGGTGGCGCCGGCCGAGCCGGAGATCAAGCACACCGCCGACGTGATCCTGCCGGCGCAGGGCAATCGCCCGCTGTCGCAGACCACCGAACGGGTGGTGGCGATCGGCACCTCCACCGGCGGCACCCAGGCGCTGGAGGAAGTGCTGACCGCGCTGCCGCGGGTCAGCCCGGGCATCGTCATCGTCCAGCACATGCCGGAGAAGTTCACCGCCGCCTTCGCCGCGCGCCTGGACACGCTGTGCCAGATCTCGGTGAAGGAAGCGGCCAACAACGACCGCGTGGTGCCGGGACGCGCGCTGATCGCGCCGGGCGGCAAGCACATGCTGCTGCGGCGCAGCGGCGCGCAATACTTCGTCGAGGTGCTGGACGGGCCGCCGGTGAACCGGCACCGGCCGTCGGTGGACGTGCTGTTCCGCTCCGCCGCACGCGCCGCCGGCGGCAACGCGCTGGGCATCATCATGACCGGCATGGGCGACGACGGCGCGGTCGGCCTGCTGGAGATGCGCCAGGCCGGCGCGCGCACGGTGGCCCAGGACGAACAGAGCAGCGTGGTGTTCGGCATGCCCAAGGAAGCGATCAAGCGCGGCGGCGCGGAGAAAATCCTGCCGCTGAACGCGATGGCGCGCGAGATCGGCCAGCAGTTGAGCTAG